From one Triticum aestivum cultivar Chinese Spring chromosome 4B, IWGSC CS RefSeq v2.1, whole genome shotgun sequence genomic stretch:
- the LOC123095005 gene encoding proline-rich protein 4-like — MALLPRRFLFGVCAVVLVIGLANSVHGEAAPVVVGLARCSDCTRKNMNTEAAFKGLQAAVKCKNGEGEYESKAAGHVDNSGAFSVPLNVGLVGDDGELKQDCFAQLHSASGAPCPGQEPSKIIAARPGRDGQTTFVALAGEVHRPLAECASAFLCHPLHNHHLAVFHKPVIVRPKPDHYHDHDHDHGHDHDHDHHHDQDLPPAVNKPPTTPVYTPTMPTPTPIYHPTAQRDAVTEPQLFKKMLLFLKKLPFFPPAKQSGKP; from the exons ATGGCGCTCCTACCTCGGCGGTTTCTGTTCGGAGTTTGCGCTGTAGTGCTGGTGATCGGCCTCGCAAACTCTGTGCACGGCGAGGCGGCGCCGGTCGTGGTCGGCCTGGCCAGGTGCTCGGACTGCACAAGGAAGAACATGAATACCGAGGCAGCTTTCAAAG GTCTCCAAGCCGCTGTCAAGTGTAAGAATGGCGAGGGCGAGTACGAGAGCAAGGCCGCGGGGCATGTGGACAATTCCGGCGCCTTCAGCGTCCCCCTGAACGTGGGCCTCGTCGGCGATGACGGCGAGCTGAAGCAGGACTGCTTCGCGCAGCTCCACAGCGCGTCTGGTGCGCCGTGCCCCGGGCAAGAGCCCTCCAAGATCATCGCGGCACGGCCCGGCCGCGACGGCCAGACGACTTTCGTGGCGCTCGCCGGCGAGGTGCACCGACCGTTGGCTGAATGCGCCTCGGCGTTCTTGTGCCATCCTCTGCACAATCACCACCTGGCCGTCTTCCACAAGCCCGTGATTGTCCGTCCCAAGCCCGATCATTACCATGATCATGACCACGATCATGGCCACGATCACGATCATGATCATCACCACGACCAGGATCTCCCGCCTGCTGTCAACAAGCCGCCAACGACGCCGGTGTACACGCCGACGATGCCAACCCCCACGCCGATCTACCATCCCACGGCCCAGCGTGACGCCGTCACGGAGCCACAGCTCTTCAAGAAGATGCTCCTGTTCCTCAAGAAGCTACCGTTCTTCCCTCCTGCCAAGCAGAGCGGCAAGCCGTAG